Sequence from the Thermocoleostomius sinensis A174 genome:
AAGCCACGATTGAATGTGAGGGCAGCAACATCACTGAGTTGCTAGATTCGCTTGAGCAGGATTTTCCTGGTATCAAGGCTCGTTTGTGCGACGATCAAGGTGAACTGCGTCGTTTCATTAATTTCTACGTCAATAGCGAAGATATTCGCTTCTTAGATGGTAAGAATACTCAACTCAACGCTGGTGATGAAGTCAGCATTGTGCCAGCAGTTGCAGGTGGTTAATCCGCTGAAACTCTGCGAATTATTTCAGAGCATAATCAGCTTGATACTCAACTAACTCAATTTCATTACCGTCTGGATCATTTACATAAATCCGAAACTTGGTCTCTGGAGATGACATTGTATAGTACTCAATGTTGTTCGCCTCTAGAGACATTTTCATCTTTTCGCCATTCTCAATGACGAGACCGACATGATTGATGCCAATTTCCCGATAGGGTTGGCGTTCCCGCTTCATCGCGGGTTGATGATTGAGCGCTAGATAAAACTGCTGATTGCCTAAATGTATCCAACGATCGCCCTGCCATTCTCCTTCTGCCCGCACAAACCAGTCTGGAAACAAAGTCTGGTAAAACGTTTTAGAGGCGTCAATATCGTGACAGGATAAATTAA
This genomic interval carries:
- a CDS encoding MoaD/ThiS family protein, which codes for MSVKVLIPTPLQKFTRDQATIECEGSNITELLDSLEQDFPGIKARLCDDQGELRRFINFYVNSEDIRFLDGKNTQLNAGDEVSIVPAVAGG
- a CDS encoding VOC family protein codes for the protein MNFQRFEHINLSCHDIDASKTFYQTLFPDWFVRAEGEWQGDRWIHLGNQQFYLALNHQPAMKRERQPYREIGINHVGLVIENGEKMKMSLEANNIEYYTMSSPETKFRIYVNDPDGNEIELVEYQADYALK